In Nitrospiraceae bacterium, the genomic window TTGTCGCTCCATCAAGTCTTGACGCTGGCATCAGTCATCGAAAAAGAGACCGGCTCCAAGGAAGAGCGGGAATTGATTGCGGCGGTGTTTCACAACCGGTTGCGAAAGAAGATTCCCCTGCAGAGCGATCCGACGGTCATTTATGGGCTCCCGGCGTTTGACGGCAATATTCATAAACGCGACCTGTCCGTCATGAGCCCCTACAATACGTACCGTGTGCAGGGACTTCCGCCCGGCCCGATCGCCAGTCCAGGAGCTCACTCGCTTCGTGCAGCACTGTTTCCGGCGCAGGCGTCCTATCTCTATTTCGTCTCGCGCAACGATGGCACCCATCAGTTCTCCTCAACCCTGGCCGAACATAATCTCGCCGTGGAAAAGTATCAGAAGCAGCCGTTCCGCAAGCGGGCCAGGGGAAGCCTGGTGACTCACGGCGCGTGATCTTATTGGTGCCTTACTCCACGCCGCATCGCCTCGTGACGGTCTATTACATCCATCAACATTCATCATCTGAAAGGAATCGCGCATGGGACTTGTGTCGTGGAATGAGAATTTACCTGCTCTGCTGGATCACACGGTATTGCGTCCCGAGGCGACAAAGGCCGACGTCTTGCGGCTGTGTGCCGAGGCGAAGGAGCAGGGATTTGTCGTGATTTTTGTGCCGCCCTGTTATGTCGATGAGGCGGTTGCGGCCGTGGCCGGAACCGCCGTGCAAGTGGGCATTCCGATCGGGTTCCCTCTCGGTGGCCATTCGACCCATGCGAAAGTGACCGAGGCGATCGAAGCGGTGGCGCATGGCGCGCGAGTGTTGGACATGGTCATCAACATCAGCCGCCTGAAATCCGGAGACTATGATTTCGTACGTCAGGATATGGCGGCCGTCGTGCGCGCCACGCCTGGAGTCAACCATAAGGTCATTCTGGAAACCTGTTTGCTCACACGCGAAGAAAAAATTACGGCGTGCCGCCTAGCCGTTGAAGCGGGTATGGACTATGTGAAGACCTCCACGGGATTCAACCAAGCCGGCGCCACGGTGGAAGATGTGCGGCTCATGAAAGAGGCCGTGGCCGGACAGGCGAAGGTAAAGGCTTCTGGCGGCATTCGGGATTGGAAGTCGACACGAGCGTTACTGGAGGCTGGGGCGGATCGGATCGGCACCAGCGCCAGTCTGAAAATCCTGAGCGAGTGGCGTGCGGAACAGGCCGTCATGACTCGCTGAGTCCCACTGGGTACGAAGGAACGGCCGTCACTGTGCTCGGACGGTGAGATTGGCTTGCTCGTTTCAGCGGATTTGATATAGTGCCTCGATGATGACTCGAATCGTCCTGCTGGTCTTAGATGGATTTGGCATCGGGTCTTTGCCCGATGCGGAATCGTATGGCGATGGCGGCTGCAATACGCTGCAGCGGCTGGCTGCGATTTCCAAAGGACTTGCCCTCCCGAATCTGGAACAACTCGGCCTCGGTCTCCTGGGCCAATTTCAAGGTATCCGCCCCATGGCTCAACCGGAGGGCTGCTACGGCATGCTGGGGTTTACGACCAAGGGTAAACACTCGCTGGCCGGACATTGGGAATTGGCTGGGTATGTCATCGAAGATGGTCCGACCCCTCTCGAGGCGTTCACGAGCGAGCTGGCCTCCGGTCTCGAAGCCGCATTGGGACAAAAGACGCTGGGGAACTGTCGCACCGTTCACCTGGAGCCCATTGCAGAGTTCGGCGCGCAGCATCAGAAGTCAGGCATGCCCATCGCGTGGATCGATACCGCCGGGACCATCATGCTGGCCGCCCACGAACAGGTCATCCCGCCTGAGGAGTTGTATCGCCTGGCGCGCGAGGCTCGCCGCCGGCTCAAGGCGACGATGCCGATCGTTCGCGTGGTGGCCCATCCGTTTACCGGCCAGCCGGGACAATTTGCTATTACGGAACGTCGCCGGGATTTTGCCGTGGAAGCACCGGGCCTCACACTGCTGGATCACCTGAGCCAAGCCAGCCAGCTGGTATTCGGGGTGGGTAAAGTCGGCGACCTTTTCAGCGGGCGCGGGGTCACCAGATCGGTACCCTTGTTTCAAGCGCATGCCGTGATGGACGAAGTCATCGGCATGTTCAGCAAAGCGCCTCGCGGATTGATCTACGCGAATCTTCCCATCATGAGCCCCGATCTGCAGGACACCCTGTCCACGCTGCAACACGTCGATCGCCGGTTGCGCGACTTGCAAGAGTGTCTCAAAGTTGGTGATGTCCTGATCATCACGGGCGACCACGGATTTGACTGCGCCAGGCCGAATCCCGGACACTCACGTGAATATGTCCCTTGCCTCGTGACGGGACCACGCCTTGCCAGAGGCGTCAACCTCGGCACCAGGACGACGGCCGCCGATCTCGCTCAGACGATCGGCGAAGCGTTGGGCGCGACGAGACTTCCATGGGGAGACAGCTTCCTGGATGCCCTGCAGTCCCGCTAGTAGGCGACCAGCCCAAGCCGCCGTCCATGCGTTCGCTACGATCAGAGCCGCCACCTCAAGGAAGCCAGTCTCAGCTCTCTACGCCCACCTGGTAAGCCTGCCGCCTATGAGGCGATCAGAAACCGCCGCACTGGGTTCAAGTTAGGCCATGACCATCCAGCCACTGCCTACAGCGTATGTACTCGGCCAGGTGTCACTTGCCTGGCGAGAACTATTATGGGGCTATGACCATGGATGGATCAGTTGGGATTGTCTGACGGAGTTTGCCACGCGACAATTGGACTCTAAAAACATTAATCAGATGGCTGAGGTTGAACTTGCCGGGTTGCTGCCAATCGAATCGTACAGGGCGCGAGATCTGGCTGAAGAATTGGCACACAATGAACCACCTATGTCAGAAGAGGCGGTAAGGGAAAAATGGCTCTATCTCATCCTCCGTTGGATTTTTGAGAATCGGGAACGCACTGTAGAGCCGTTCGCTATAGTAGAAGCGCTGTATGCTGATTTTGGCTATCCTCATGAAGTTGCCCGCTTTGTTCGGTACATGCCACCCGGGGATGAATACGACCCACGGGAGCATTCACAACCCGAAAATGAGGGGCACATGCTGGAGCAGTGGCGAGATTACCTCATTGAGGCAGAAAAGAAGTTTGGCTTGGGTCAGGATTGAAGCCCGGTTCGGAAAAATGGTGCCAGGCACCATCTCAGCGCCCCGGTTTTTTTGACTGAGTTAAGGAACAAGGTAAACCCAGCTCTAGATTGCATGGGTGGAACACCACACGGGATTCTTCCTCATACCGGCCTGATAGGCATCAGCCCAGAAAAACACATGCCAGTTAAGTAGGCGAGGCTTGGCAATGGCAATCGCGCTTGGTGGACTATTGGTCATAGAGAGATTTTCTTTGGATAGAAAGGAAGAGGCCAATTGGACCACATCCATAGGTTTATCAATGAGAGACGTGTTGCAGCGTTATAAAGGATTTGATGGCAGCATGCCCTGGCCTGAAACATAGGGCTTCGTAACATACGTTTAGATGAGGACTTGCCTCTATCGATCAATATCGAGCGGTACGGAAATATTTCCAAGACATTCAAGCACACTCGTGGTGCGATCTTTTGTATCTGCACTATGTGAGAACTTCACGCGATCAGTTCACACATCCAGATTGTTATTTTTGCGGCTATGATTTCGGGCACTATGGAGGTGTGGGCAATTTCTTTTCCGTCCTTCTGCACGAAGTGATCAATGGTCGGTATGATCAACTGCGGCGATATGCCCATCTACTGAATCAGTATTTTTTGCTTCCGAGCCTGATTGAAGCGGACGTGGTGAAAGAAACGCGCGAAGCCTTAAAGCTGAAGGGGGCAAGTCTGGAAACCGAAGATGATGAGGATTTTGTGCCCATCGGCATTTATGCTTTTAAAGGTCAGTAAAATGATGCCAGGTACCATCTTAGGCCTGTCTGATATGGACGAGCGCTAGCGAGGTGGTTTGGGCAAACGCCGGGAACGTTGCGCGTGGAGCGCAAATTCCAGCGCGGCTTCGAGCCGAATCACGCGGGCGTTCAAGTCTTCAATATGGGATTGCTGCTTGGCGACGGTGGTGTTGAGTTGCTCCACTTTATCGTTCAGCTTGATGGTGTTGGCGAAGGCATCCCACACGCGTTCGGTGAGTCCCATCGTCACCCTTTCTTACGGGTCTTGGAGAGAGCCAGCATGCGCGCTTCGGACTCTGCCACGAGGGCGAGAGTTTTGTCGATGGCGCGAATGGTTTTCTTTGTCTCCCGGATGAC contains:
- a CDS encoding phosphopentomutase; protein product: MMTRIVLLVLDGFGIGSLPDAESYGDGGCNTLQRLAAISKGLALPNLEQLGLGLLGQFQGIRPMAQPEGCYGMLGFTTKGKHSLAGHWELAGYVIEDGPTPLEAFTSELASGLEAALGQKTLGNCRTVHLEPIAEFGAQHQKSGMPIAWIDTAGTIMLAAHEQVIPPEELYRLAREARRRLKATMPIVRVVAHPFTGQPGQFAITERRRDFAVEAPGLTLLDHLSQASQLVFGVGKVGDLFSGRGVTRSVPLFQAHAVMDEVIGMFSKAPRGLIYANLPIMSPDLQDTLSTLQHVDRRLRDLQECLKVGDVLIITGDHGFDCARPNPGHSREYVPCLVTGPRLARGVNLGTRTTAADLAQTIGEALGATRLPWGDSFLDALQSR
- a CDS encoding DUF2247 family protein, with amino-acid sequence MTIQPLPTAYVLGQVSLAWRELLWGYDHGWISWDCLTEFATRQLDSKNINQMAEVELAGLLPIESYRARDLAEELAHNEPPMSEEAVREKWLYLILRWIFENRERTVEPFAIVEALYADFGYPHEVARFVRYMPPGDEYDPREHSQPENEGHMLEQWRDYLIEAEKKFGLGQD
- the deoC gene encoding deoxyribose-phosphate aldolase; the protein is MGLVSWNENLPALLDHTVLRPEATKADVLRLCAEAKEQGFVVIFVPPCYVDEAVAAVAGTAVQVGIPIGFPLGGHSTHAKVTEAIEAVAHGARVLDMVINISRLKSGDYDFVRQDMAAVVRATPGVNHKVILETCLLTREEKITACRLAVEAGMDYVKTSTGFNQAGATVEDVRLMKEAVAGQAKVKASGGIRDWKSTRALLEAGADRIGTSASLKILSEWRAEQAVMTR